One Camelina sativa cultivar DH55 chromosome 3, Cs, whole genome shotgun sequence genomic window carries:
- the LOC104778727 gene encoding L-type lectin-domain containing receptor kinase S.1-like isoform X2 → MRWWWWRQGSAPAPLLLLLIIITTHLLRSSSAIDFLYNSFSSTTNRTDVILIDDSRIDSSVISLINDSDPLSIGRAFYPRKLSIIPDPTRNPTRLSSFSTSFVFSILPDISTSPGFGLCFVLSNATSPPNALSSQYFGLFTNTTVRFNAPLLAVEFDTGRNSEVNDIDDNHIGIDLNNVESTVSATAGYYDSVNGSFVPINMRNGNNVRAWIDFDGPNFVINVSVAPVGVIRPIRPTLSFRDPVIANYVSADMYVGFSASKTIWVEARRILAWSLSDTGALRDINTTDLPVFLLRSSSSSLSTGAIAGIVIGCVVFLGLIGFGAFLIWKKLLKEEEEEEIEEWELEFWPHRFSYEELAAATEVFSNDRLLGSGGFGKVYRGILPNNNSEIAVKCVNHDSKQGLREFMAEISSMGRLQHKNLVQLRGWCRRKNELMLVYDYMPNGSLNQWIFDNPKEPMPWRRRRQVINDVAEGLNYLHHGWDQVVIHRDIKSSNILLDSEMRGRLGDFGLAKLYEHGGAPNTTRVVGTLGYLAPELASASAPTEGSDVYSFGVVVLEVVCGRRPIEYAEEEDMVLVDWVRDLYGGGRVVEAADERVRSECETMEEVELLLKLGLACCHPDPAKRPNMREIVSLLLGSPQEDLLTGLTPAATAVEDSEAAHA, encoded by the exons atgcggtggtggtggtggcggcagGGGTCAGCTCcagctcctcttcttcttctcctcataaTAATCACCACTCATCTCCTCCGTTCCTCTTCCGCAATTGATTTCCTCTACAATTCATTCAGCTCCACAACCAACAGAACCGACGTGATCCTCATCGACGATTCCCGAATAGACTCAAGCGTGATCAGCCTCATCAACGACTCCGACCCGCTCTCTATCGGACGCGCTTTTTACCCGCGAAAGCTCTCAATCATACCCGACCCAACTCGAAACCCGACCCGGCTCTCATCTTTCTCAACTTCCTTCGTCTTCTCCATCCTCCCTGACATATCCACAAGCCCTGGTTTTGGCCTCTGCTTCGTCCTCTCCAATGCCACGTCTCCGCCAAACGCTCTCTCCAGCCAGTACTTCGGTCTCTTCACCAACACCACCGTCCGATTCAACGCTCCTCTCCTCGCCGTCGAGTTCGACACCGGTCGAAACTCTGAAGTCAACGACATCGACGATAACCACATCGGAATCGACCTCAACAACGTCGAGTCCACCGTGTCCGCGACCGCTGGGTACTACGATTCTGTTAATGGGAGCTTCGTTCCCATTAATATGCGCAACGGTAACAACGTTCGAGCTTGGATCGATTTCGATGGACCTAACTTCGTGATCAACGTCTCCGTCGCTCCCGTCGGCGTGATTCGACCTATCCGGCCGACGCTTAGTTTCCGTGATCCGGTTATCGCTAATTATGTCTCGGCGGATATGTATGTCGGCTTCTCCGCTTCCAAAACGATTTGGGTTGAAGCTCGGAGGATACTAGCTTGGAGCTTGAGTGATACTGGAGCTCTTCGGGACATCAACACAACGGACTTACCTGTTTTCTTGCTGAgatcttcgtcgtcttctcttTCGACCGGAGCAATCGCCGGGATCGTTATCGGTTGTGTTGTCTTCTTGGGTCTAATCGGATTTGGGGCTTTTTTGATTTGGAAGAAGCTActaaaagaagaggaagaagaagagattgaggaGTGGGAGTTGGAGTTTTGGCCTCACCGTTTCAGCTACGAAGAGCTCGCCGCCGCTACTGAGGTTTTCTCCAACGATCGTCTTCTTGGATCTGGTGGATTTGGTAAAGTTTACAGAGGGATTTTGCCGAACAACAACAGTGAGATCGCTGTTAAATGCGTGAACCACGATTCGAAGCAAGGTTTGAGAGAGTTCATGGCGGAGATCTCGAGTATGGGAAGGCTACAGCATAAGAACTTGGTTCAGTTGAGAGGATGGTGTCGCCGTAAAAACGAGCTGATGCTTGTCTACGATTACATGCCGAACGGTAGTCTTAATCAGTGGATCTTTGATAATCCGAAAGAGCCAATGCCGTGGCGGAGAAGGCGTCAG GTGATTAACGATGTTGCGGAAGGGCTTAACTATCTTCACCATGGATGGGATCAAGTGGTGATTCATAGAGATATTAAATCAAGTAACATACTTTTGGATTCTGAGATGCGTGGGAGGTTAGGGGACTTTGGTTTAGCCAAGTTGTATGAGCACGGTGGGGCTCCAAACACCACTCGCGTGGTGGGTACGTTAGGGTATTTGGCGCCGGAGCTTGCTTCTGCGTCTGCGCCTACGGAGGGGAGTGATGTGTATAGTTTCGGTGTGGTGGTGTTGGAGGTTGTTTGTGGGAGGAGGCCGATAGAGTAcgcggaggaggaggatatgGTGCTTGTGGATTGGGTTAGGGATTTGTATGGCGGAGGGAGAGTGGTTGAGGCGGCGGACGAGAGGGTGAGGAGTGAGTGTGAGACGATGGAGGAAGTTGAATTGTTGCTCAAGTTAGGTTTGGCTTGTTGTCACCCTGATCCAGCCAAGCGGCCGAATATGAGAGAGATCGTTTCACTCTTGCTAGGCTCGCCACAGGAGGATTTGTTGACTGGACTTACGCCGGCTGCCACCGCCGTAGAAGACTCTGAGGCTGCACACGCCTGA
- the LOC104774302 gene encoding gibberellin 3-beta-dioxygenase 1-like, whose protein sequence is MPAMLTDVFRGHPIHLPHSHQPDFTSLRELPDSYSWTPKDDILFAAAPSPPTAVETIPLIDLDHPDAANQIGHACRTWGAFQIANHGVPLSLLQDVEFLTGSLFGLPVQRKLKAARSDTGVSGYGVARIASFFNKQMWSEGFTITGSPLNDFRKLWPQHHLNYCDIVEEYEERMKKLASKLMWLALNSLGVSEEDVEWASLNSADLSWAQAALQLNHYPVCPEPDRAMGLAAHTDSTLLTILYQNNTAGLQVFRDDLGWITVPPVPGSLVVNVGDLFHILSNGLFKSVLHRARVNQTRARLSVDFLWGPQSDIKISPVPKLVSPLESPLYRSVTWKKYLQTKATHFNKALSMIRNHREE, encoded by the exons ATGCCTGCAATGTTAACAGATGTGTTTAGAGGCCATCCCATTCACCTCCCACACTCTCACCAACCTGACTTCACATCCCTCCGTGAGCTCCCGGATTCTTACTCGTGGACCCCTAAAGACGATATCCTCTTCGCTGCTGCTCCTTCCCCTCCGACCGCGGTTGAAACCATCCCTCTCATCGACCTTGACCATCCTGACGCGGCCAACCAAATCGGCCATGCATGTAGAACTTGGGGTGCCTTCCAGATCGCAAACCACGGCGTGCCTTTGAGTCTTCTGCAAGACGTTGAGTTTCTCACCGGTAGCCTCTTCGGGCTACCCGTCCAACGCAAGCTAAAGGCGGCACGGTCGGATACAGGTGTCTCCGGCTATGGCGTGGCTCGTATCGCATCTTTCTTTAATAAGCAAATGTGGTCCGAAGGTTTCACCATCACTGGTTCTCCTCTCAACGATTTCCGTAAACTTTGGCCCCAACATCACCTCAACTACTG CGACATCGTTGAAGAGTACGAGGAGCGAATGAAAAAGTTGGCTTCTAAACTGATGTGGTTAGCACTTAATTCACTTGGGGTCAGCGAAGAAGACGTTGAATGGGCCAGTCTCAATTCAGCAGATTTAAGCTGGGCCCAAGCAGCTCTCCAGCTAAATCACTACCCGGTTTGTCCTGAACCTGACCGAGCTATGGGTCTAGCCGCTCATACCGACTCCACCCTCCTAACCATTCTGTACCAGAACAATACCGCCGGTCTACAAGTGTTTCGTGATGATCTTGGTTGGATCACCGTGCCACCGGTACCTGGCTCGCTCGTGGTCAACGTCGGTGACCTCTTCCACATCTTATCCAACGGATTGTTTAAAAGCGTGCTGCACCGCGCTCGGGTTAACCAAACCAGAGCCCGGTTATCTGTAGATTTCCTTTGGGGTCCCCAATCTGATATCAAGATATCACCTGTACCGAAGCTGGTTAGCCCTCTTGAATCGCCTCTATACCGATCCGTCACATGGAAAAAGTATCTTCAAACAAAAGCAACTCACTTCAATAAAGCTCTTTCAATGATTAGAAATCACAGAGAGGAATGA
- the LOC104778727 gene encoding L-type lectin-domain containing receptor kinase S.1-like isoform X1 → MRWWWWRQGSAPAPLLLLLIIITTHLLRSSSAIDFLYNSFSSTTNRTDVILIDDSRIDSSVISLINDSDPLSIGRAFYPRKLSIIPDPTRNPTRLSSFSTSFVFSILPDISTSPGFGLCFVLSNATSPPNALSSQYFGLFTNTTVRFNAPLLAVEFDTGRNSEVNDIDDNHIGIDLNNVESTVSATAGYYDSVNGSFVPINMRNGNNVRAWIDFDGPNFVINVSVAPVGVIRPIRPTLSFRDPVIANYVSADMYVGFSASKTIWVEARRILAWSLSDTGALRDINTTDLPVFLLRSSSSSLSTGAIAGIVIGCVVFLGLIGFGAFLIWKKLLKEEEEEEIEEWELEFWPHRFSYEELAAATEVFSNDRLLGSGGFGKVYRGILPNNNSEIAVKCVNHDSKQGLREFMAEISSMGRLQHKNLVQLRGWCRRKNELMLVYDYMPNGSLNQWIFDNPKEPMPWRRRRQVINDVAEGLNYLHHGWDQVVIHRDIKSSNILLDSEMRGRLGDFGLAKLYEHGGAPNTTRVVGTLGYLAPELASASAPTEGSDVYSFGVVVLEVVCGRRPIEYAEEEDMVLVDWVRDLYGGGRVVEAADERVRSECETMEEVELLLKLGLACCHPDPAKRPNMREIVSLLLGSPQEDLLTGLTPAATAVEDSEAAHA, encoded by the exons atgcggtggtggtggtggcggcagGGGTCAGCTCcagctcctcttcttcttctcctcataaTAATCACCACTCATCTCCTCCGTTCCTCTTCCGCAATTGATTTCCTCTACAATTCATTCAGCTCCACAACCAACAGAACCGACGTGATCCTCATCGACGATTCCCGAATAGACTCAAGCGTGATCAGCCTCATCAACGACTCCGACCCGCTCTCTATCGGACGCGCTTTTTACCCGCGAAAGCTCTCAATCATACCCGACCCAACTCGAAACCCGACCCGGCTCTCATCTTTCTCAACTTCCTTCGTCTTCTCCATCCTCCCTGACATATCCACAAGCCCTGGTTTTGGCCTCTGCTTCGTCCTCTCCAATGCCACGTCTCCGCCAAACGCTCTCTCCAGCCAGTACTTCGGTCTCTTCACCAACACCACCGTCCGATTCAACGCTCCTCTCCTCGCCGTCGAGTTCGACACCGGTCGAAACTCTGAAGTCAACGACATCGACGATAACCACATCGGAATCGACCTCAACAACGTCGAGTCCACCGTGTCCGCGACCGCTGGGTACTACGATTCTGTTAATGGGAGCTTCGTTCCCATTAATATGCGCAACGGTAACAACGTTCGAGCTTGGATCGATTTCGATGGACCTAACTTCGTGATCAACGTCTCCGTCGCTCCCGTCGGCGTGATTCGACCTATCCGGCCGACGCTTAGTTTCCGTGATCCGGTTATCGCTAATTATGTCTCGGCGGATATGTATGTCGGCTTCTCCGCTTCCAAAACGATTTGGGTTGAAGCTCGGAGGATACTAGCTTGGAGCTTGAGTGATACTGGAGCTCTTCGGGACATCAACACAACGGACTTACCTGTTTTCTTGCTGAgatcttcgtcgtcttctcttTCGACCGGAGCAATCGCCGGGATCGTTATCGGTTGTGTTGTCTTCTTGGGTCTAATCGGATTTGGGGCTTTTTTGATTTGGAAGAAGCTActaaaagaagaggaagaagaagagattgaggaGTGGGAGTTGGAGTTTTGGCCTCACCGTTTCAGCTACGAAGAGCTCGCCGCCGCTACTGAGGTTTTCTCCAACGATCGTCTTCTTGGATCTGGTGGATTTGGTAAAGTTTACAGAGGGATTTTGCCGAACAACAACAGTGAGATCGCTGTTAAATGCGTGAACCACGATTCGAAGCAAGGTTTGAGAGAGTTCATGGCGGAGATCTCGAGTATGGGAAGGCTACAGCATAAGAACTTGGTTCAGTTGAGAGGATGGTGTCGCCGTAAAAACGAGCTGATGCTTGTCTACGATTAC ATGCCGAACGGTAGTCTTAATCAGTGGATCTTTGATAATCCGAAAGAGCCAATGCCGTGGCGGAGAAGGCGTCAGGTGATTAACGATGTTGCGGAAGGGCTTAACTATCTTCACCATGGATGGGATCAAGTGGTGATTCATAGAGATATTAAATCAAGTAACATACTTTTGGATTCTGAGATGCGTGGGAGGTTAGGGGACTTTGGTTTAGCCAAGTTGTATGAGCACGGTGGGGCTCCAAACACCACTCGCGTGGTGGGTACGTTAGGGTATTTGGCGCCGGAGCTTGCTTCTGCGTCTGCGCCTACGGAGGGGAGTGATGTGTATAGTTTCGGTGTGGTGGTGTTGGAGGTTGTTTGTGGGAGGAGGCCGATAGAGTAcgcggaggaggaggatatgGTGCTTGTGGATTGGGTTAGGGATTTGTATGGCGGAGGGAGAGTGGTTGAGGCGGCGGACGAGAGGGTGAGGAGTGAGTGTGAGACGATGGAGGAAGTTGAATTGTTGCTCAAGTTAGGTTTGGCTTGTTGTCACCCTGATCCAGCCAAGCGGCCGAATATGAGAGAGATCGTTTCACTCTTGCTAGGCTCGCCACAGGAGGATTTGTTGACTGGACTTACGCCGGCTGCCACCGCCGTAGAAGACTCTGAGGCTGCACACGCCTGA
- the LOC104774285 gene encoding probable 2-oxoglutarate-dependent dioxygenase AOP1, whose translation MKMGGNETPELPIINLSDKNLKPDTELWNLTRDSVREAMEHHGWFVAEYNNFPAELHQSILEAAKELLDLPPEIKIKNENHKAGHGYITMMSDGQLVHEGLGVDQVNDVQQCRRFSRLMWPDHHDNDRFCEIVHAYAKMQADLEQLVIRMLFESYNLEKYVDKHIVGTRYLLRLLKYRRLPNGEPNRKFISHTDKSFISILHQNHITGLMLKSEREDVWYPFTPSPTRFAVIAGDAIMAWSNDRIKACYHKVEMESVETRYSLGFFSFQEGIISTPEGMVDKDHPLAYKPFRHDGLLEYYETLEAHLKAHRTMTKAYCGIPQT comes from the exons A TGAAAATGGGTGGGAATGAAACTCCAGAGCTTCCGATCATCAACCTTTCTGACAAGAACCTGAAACCGGACACAGAGCTCTGGAACTTAACGAGAGACAGCGTCCGTGAAGCCATGGAACATCATGGATGGTTCGTGGCGGAATACAACAACTTTCCAGCAGAACTTCACCAGTCGATTTTGGAGGCTGCTAAGGAACTACTTGATCTTCCTCCCGAAATCAAGATAAAGAACGAGAACCACAAGGCCGGGCACGGCTACATCACCATGATGTCAGATGGTCAGCTCGTTCATGAAGGCCTCGGTGTTGACCAAGTCAACGATGTTCAACAGTGCCGCCGATTCTCTCGTCTTATGTGGCCTGATCATCATGATAACGACCGTTTCTg TGAAATTGTTCATGCATATGCGAAAATGCAAGCGGATCTGGAGCAACTTGTTATAAGGATGCTCTTCGAGAGCTATAACTTGGAGAAGTATGTAGATAAACACATAGTAGGAACACGGTACCTTCTTAGATTGTTGAAATACAGGAGACTTCCTAATGGAGAACCCAACAGAAAGTTCATATCTCATACGGACAAGAGCTTCATCTCCATCCTCCATCAGAACCACATCACCGGACTCATGTTAAAATCCGAAAGAGAAGATGTTTGGTATCCTTTTACCCCTTCACCAACCCGGTTTGCTGTTATAGCAGGCGATGCCATCATG GCTTGGAGCAACGACAGAATCAAGGCGTGTTACCACAAGGTTGAGATGGAGAGCGTGGAAACGAGGTACTCATTAGGGTTCTTTTCGTTCCAAGAAGGAATAATATCGACACCAGAGGGGATGGTGGACAAGGACCATCCTTTAGCGTACAAACCATTTCGCCATGATGGACTTCTTGAGTACTATGAGACATTGGAGGCTCATCTCAAGGCTCACCGTACCATGACCAAGGCCTATTGTGGCATCCCACAAACCTGA